In Sphingomonas sp. G-3-2-10, a single window of DNA contains:
- a CDS encoding DUF1134 domain-containing protein, translating to MRLGSLLLWAASAALGLSAVPAGAQVTRIDPNTQIDSDIETPPPVPQQQYPAQPADDPYQDPAASNPQSPSEPVNAPAVGARAQATGTFQRDDLIGAAEGVFGKGASGLAGIIENILKEQGEPNAYIAGREAGGAIALGVRYGSGTMFHKVEGERKVYWTGPSIGFDVGGDASNVFVLVYNLYDSQELYKRFPAGEGRVFLVGGFSATYLRRGDVVLIPVRLGVGWRVGINAGYMKFTEKKRWLPF from the coding sequence ATGCGACTGGGTTCGCTGTTGCTGTGGGCGGCGAGCGCTGCGCTCGGATTGAGTGCGGTGCCGGCAGGCGCACAGGTGACGAGGATCGATCCGAACACCCAGATCGATTCGGACATCGAAACCCCGCCGCCGGTGCCGCAGCAGCAATATCCCGCCCAGCCGGCCGACGATCCCTATCAGGATCCCGCCGCGTCCAATCCGCAATCGCCGTCCGAGCCAGTGAACGCCCCCGCCGTCGGCGCTCGTGCGCAGGCAACCGGCACCTTCCAGCGCGACGACCTGATCGGCGCGGCGGAAGGCGTGTTCGGCAAGGGCGCATCGGGCCTTGCGGGCATCATCGAGAATATCCTGAAGGAACAGGGCGAGCCCAACGCCTATATCGCCGGCCGCGAAGCCGGCGGCGCGATCGCGCTGGGCGTGCGCTACGGCTCGGGCACGATGTTCCACAAGGTGGAAGGCGAGCGGAAGGTTTACTGGACCGGCCCGTCGATCGGCTTCGACGTGGGCGGCGACGCCAGCAACGTCTTCGTGCTGGTCTATAATCTCTACGACAGCCAGGAGCTGTACAAGCGCTTCCCCGCGGGCGAGGGCCGGGTGTTTCTGGTCGGCGGCTTCTCGGCCACCTATCTGCGCCGCGGCGACGTGGTGCTGATCCCGGTCCGGCTGGGCGTCGGGTGGCGCGTCGGCATCAACGCCGGCTATATGAAGTTCACCGAGAAGAAGCGCTGGCTGCCATTCTGA
- a CDS encoding FadR/GntR family transcriptional regulator, producing the protein MIQPIPRPSRRKPRPKSLRLHGTVARELGIRIVTGVLLPGELLEGEIAASEQFKVSRTAYREAIRILAAKGLVNSRPKIGTQVSPRTAWHLLDPDVLGWMFADIAPDPKLIEALFELRRIVEPDAARLAALRRTPEQLERMRAGLEGVARHSFATEEGRACDHEFHAALLEASHNDFVISLTNGVATAIELTTAFKQDKLPAPRDALPVHLRVFEAIEAQDAQVAHDAMADLVERGLSDTLEARGCC; encoded by the coding sequence GTGATACAGCCTATTCCACGACCTTCGCGCCGCAAGCCTCGCCCCAAGTCGCTGCGCCTGCATGGCACGGTGGCGCGCGAACTGGGCATCCGCATCGTGACCGGCGTGCTGCTGCCCGGCGAATTGCTCGAAGGGGAGATCGCCGCGAGCGAACAGTTCAAGGTCTCGCGCACCGCCTATCGCGAAGCGATCCGGATCCTGGCGGCCAAGGGGCTGGTCAATTCCCGGCCCAAGATCGGGACGCAGGTCAGCCCGCGTACCGCGTGGCACCTGCTCGATCCCGATGTGCTCGGCTGGATGTTCGCCGATATCGCGCCCGATCCCAAGCTGATCGAGGCATTGTTCGAGCTGCGCCGGATCGTCGAGCCCGATGCGGCGCGGCTGGCGGCGCTGCGGCGTACGCCCGAACAGCTCGAGCGGATGCGCGCGGGGCTGGAGGGGGTGGCGAGACACAGTTTCGCGACCGAGGAAGGCCGTGCCTGCGACCATGAATTCCACGCGGCTCTGCTCGAAGCGTCGCATAATGACTTCGTCATCTCGCTGACCAATGGCGTCGCGACCGCGATCGAGCTGACCACCGCGTTCAAGCAGGACAAGCTGCCCGCGCCGCGCGATGCGCTGCCCGTCCATCTGCGGGTGTTCGAAGCGATCGAGGCGCAGGACGCGCAGGTCGCCCATGACGCGATGGCCGATCTGGTCGAGCGGGGCCTCTCCGACACCTTGGAAGCGCGCGGCTGCTGCTAG
- a CDS encoding aldehyde dehydrogenase (NADP(+)): protein MSLTGELFIASQRVKGAGDGFRAVSPATGAEIEPSFSVATVADVESAAAAAEAAFPVYSALPRGKRAEFLDAIADEIDALGETLTERAMAETGLPHARLTGERGRTSGQMRMFARELRLGEYLRARIDHEIPDRQPARKPDLRLRMVPLGPVTVFGASNFPLAFSTAGGDTASALAAGCPVIVKGHSAHPGTAELVAGAITRAAEKTGMPKGVFSLINGPGNSVGSALVTDPRIKAVGFTGSFGGGTQLMKLAANRPVPIPVYAEMSSINPVLLLPAALEARAEALAAGFVGSLTMGAGQFCTNPGLLLAIEGPALDRFLTAASDGVGGAAAQTMLTPGIHKAYESGVARMASAPAFKQLAEGNEAGGLHCGRAALFTISAKDFIADPEHAEEVFGATAMVVRCTDIDEVLAVLAYLEGQLTATLHFDEADTDLARKLVPVLERKVGRILANGWPTGVEVTDAIVHGGPFPSTSDGRSTSVGTLAIDRFLRPVSYQDLPDALLPEELRENYTGVPRRVDGKPTL from the coding sequence ATGTCGCTGACCGGCGAATTGTTCATCGCATCGCAGCGGGTAAAGGGCGCAGGCGACGGTTTTCGGGCGGTTTCGCCCGCTACGGGCGCCGAGATCGAGCCCAGCTTCAGCGTCGCGACAGTCGCCGACGTCGAATCGGCGGCGGCCGCCGCCGAAGCTGCATTCCCGGTCTATTCGGCGCTTCCGCGCGGGAAACGGGCCGAATTCCTCGATGCGATTGCTGACGAGATCGATGCGCTTGGCGAAACGCTGACCGAACGCGCGATGGCCGAAACCGGCCTGCCGCACGCGCGCCTGACCGGCGAGCGCGGCCGTACCAGCGGCCAGATGCGGATGTTCGCGCGCGAGCTGCGCCTTGGCGAATATCTCCGCGCCCGCATCGATCACGAGATTCCGGACCGCCAGCCGGCGCGCAAGCCCGACCTGCGCCTGCGCATGGTGCCGCTCGGTCCCGTGACAGTGTTCGGCGCGAGCAACTTCCCGCTCGCCTTCTCCACTGCCGGCGGCGACACCGCTTCTGCGCTGGCGGCAGGCTGCCCGGTGATCGTGAAGGGTCATTCGGCGCATCCGGGTACGGCAGAGCTGGTTGCAGGCGCGATCACCCGCGCAGCCGAGAAGACGGGCATGCCCAAGGGCGTGTTCTCGCTGATCAACGGCCCCGGTAATTCGGTCGGTTCGGCTTTGGTCACCGATCCGCGGATCAAGGCGGTCGGCTTCACCGGCTCGTTCGGGGGTGGCACCCAGCTGATGAAGCTGGCGGCCAACCGTCCGGTCCCGATCCCCGTCTATGCCGAAATGAGCAGCATCAACCCGGTCCTCCTCCTCCCCGCCGCGCTCGAAGCGCGCGCCGAGGCGCTGGCCGCTGGTTTCGTCGGCTCGCTGACGATGGGCGCAGGCCAGTTCTGCACCAATCCCGGCCTGTTGCTCGCGATCGAAGGCCCGGCGCTCGACCGATTCCTGACCGCTGCTTCGGACGGTGTGGGCGGTGCGGCGGCGCAGACCATGCTGACCCCCGGCATTCACAAGGCCTATGAGAGCGGCGTGGCGCGGATGGCATCGGCCCCGGCGTTCAAGCAGCTCGCCGAAGGCAATGAAGCCGGCGGCCTGCATTGCGGCCGCGCGGCTTTGTTCACGATCAGCGCGAAGGATTTCATCGCCGATCCGGAACATGCCGAGGAAGTGTTCGGCGCGACCGCGATGGTGGTGCGCTGCACCGATATCGACGAAGTGCTGGCGGTGCTCGCCTATCTCGAAGGCCAGCTCACCGCGACGCTGCACTTCGACGAAGCCGATACCGACCTCGCGCGCAAGCTGGTGCCGGTGCTCGAGCGCAAGGTCGGCCGCATCCTCGCCAATGGCTGGCCCACGGGCGTCGAAGTGACCGACGCGATCGTTCATGGCGGGCCCTTCCCGTCGACCTCGGACGGCCGCAGCACCTCGGTCGGCACGCTGGCGATCGACCGTTTCCTGCGGCCCGTAAGCTATCAGGACCTGCCCGACGCGCTGCTCCCCGAGGAGCTGCGCGAAAATTACACCGGCGTCCCGCGCCGCGTGGACGGCAAGCCGACGCTTTGA